The following nucleotide sequence is from Ignavibacteria bacterium.
CTGGTGTGGCAAAATTGACTATGCCATATGATTTCAGATTTGGTATTTCTTATGATGCAATGTCAGATCTTACACTCAATGCAGATTTCCAATTCGTGGGATGGAAGAGTTATAAAGAGCTTGCAGTTGATTTCGAAAAGAATTCAGCGGCATGGGCAGATTTGAAAACACCAAAAAATTGGGACAATTCCTTTTCGTTCAAGTTTGGTGGTGAATACAGAATGTCTCCATTCGCATTCAGACTTGGATATGTATACGATGGTAATCCAATCCCGACAATGTACATGGATCCATCATTACCGGGTTCAAATCGTCATGAGTTTACTGCAGGATTTGGATATCAAATTACGCGAAATATCCGGGCTGATGTAGCTTATCAATATATATCGTTCACGAACGATGTTAATGATTCCGCAGTTCCGGCTACATCCCCAGTTAAGTTCAATGGAACATATAAAAATTCTACAAACTTATTTGGATTTAATTTAGGATTCGCCTTCTAATTAGGGTTCAATAAGAGATTTATGCCCCGTTCAGAGTGAAAATTCAGAACGGGGTTTTTTATTGGAATTGTTTTCACCACAGAGAACACAGAGTTTCACAAAGAATAAAACAGTCTTTTCACTCTGCGAGATTTGAGGTTATTTTAAAACAATCATTTTCTTCTGGGCTGTAAAGTTGCCGGCGGTTAATTTGTAGATGTAAACTCCGGAATTCAATTGAGAATTGAGAAACTGTCCGCCTACACGTGAGATTGAGAATGGATAATTATAAGTTCCAGCATCTTTTACTTCATTAACTAAAATTGCAACTTCCCGCCCAAGCACATCAAAAACTTTCAAATTTACATGACTAGCAGCTGAAAGCTGATAGCTGATGACTGTACTGGGATTAAATGGATTTGGATAATTTTGATATAAAACAAAACTGGTCGGATTTTCTGCTACATCTTCAACATTTGTTAATCCATTCCAGTCCCACGTGACAATTTTGCAGTAAATATCATAACCTTTTCCATGCCTGTTATCTCCCCAACAAAAAACTATACGAGATGAGTTGGATTCCAAAGTCGCAAAGTTATAATACCACCCATAATCATCAAAAAAACTAAATTTATTTATAGGAAAAATTGATTTTATTAGTGTACCATTTGTAGAAAATTGCTGTCCCATTAAATATTTTTGATTTGCCGAAGGTGACTCATTCCAGGTTACGATGAATCTCTGATCGCCATCATAGGATATCTGTGGATCTTTCCGAGCAATTGTAAAAATATCATTATTAACTCTGTGCTTTGATCCAATCTGATTTCCAAATTCGTCATATATTTTTAAAAAAATAATATTATGGTCATTATCTGCCCAAGATATGACAAAGCGATTACTGTCAATCTTGGAAATAGCCGGTGTGTGCCTGAAGCCATATATTGTACTATCATCATCCACTTCTATATTTGGACCGATTTTATGACCATCATTATTAAAAATCTGAAGTAAAATATGGATCCCATCATATTGCCAAGTCACAGCAAATTTTTCATCATTGATAATAGTCAATTTAGAATACCATCCGCCACGATATTTTACTGTATCATTTACTAAGAGATTTGAGCCGATTGGAATTCCACTATCATCAAATATTTGACAAAAAACAGAAGGGAAATATCCATATCTGGGGTCCTCCCAGGAAATTATAAATTTACCATTATTGTGAAGTGCCGATGACGTAAAATACGCATAAGTTGTGTCAGGGGATACTTTTTTATTCGCTCCAAATGGGACACCATATCTATTGAAACGTTGGAAATAAATCTGTGGAAGTCTTCTATCATTGTAACCACTCCAGCTAATAATAAAGTTACCCGAACTATCCATTGAGACCGATGCTGAATAATTTCCATAATTTCCTAATGTCGTATTGACTTTTGTATTACTGCCTAATCGGTTACCAAGTGCATCAAATCGTTGAAACCAAATATCATCTTCTCCAAGTCTTCTATCAGTCCAGACAATTATAAAATTACCCTCGGCATCCATTGCCATTTCCTGGTAAATTTGGTTGACATTATCAAGCGAGTCGTCATTTACCACAAAATCATCTTTGATAATTCCAGTTTGAGATTTATTCACAAAGAAAGCTTGTGAGAAGACTGCAGCGGGTATATACGCCCAAAAAAGAAAAATTGAAACTAATATTTTCCACATAAAAAGCTCCAATCAAAAATTTTAATCAGAAAAAGAACATTAACATTATCTTATAAGAACCATCTTTTTCACTTCAGTAAAATTACCTGATGTCAATTTATAAAAATATACTCCGCTTGGCAATGTATAATGATCCGTCAGCT
It contains:
- a CDS encoding T9SS type A sorting domain-containing protein, with product MWKILVSIFLFWAYIPAAVFSQAFFVNKSQTGIIKDDFVVNDDSLDNVNQIYQEMAMDAEGNFIIVWTDRRLGEDDIWFQRFDALGNRLGSNTKVNTTLGNYGNYSASVSMDSSGNFIISWSGYNDRRLPQIYFQRFNRYGVPFGANKKVSPDTTYAYFTSSALHNNGKFIISWEDPRYGYFPSVFCQIFDDSGIPIGSNLLVNDTVKYRGGWYSKLTIINDEKFAVTWQYDGIHILLQIFNNDGHKIGPNIEVDDDSTIYGFRHTPAISKIDSNRFVISWADNDHNIIFLKIYDEFGNQIGSKHRVNNDIFTIARKDPQISYDGDQRFIVTWNESPSANQKYLMGQQFSTNGTLIKSIFPINKFSFFDDYGWYYNFATLESNSSRIVFCWGDNRHGKGYDIYCKIVTWDWNGLTNVEDVAENPTSFVLYQNYPNPFNPSTVISYQLSAASHVNLKVFDVLGREVAILVNEVKDAGTYNYPFSISRVGGQFLNSQLNSGVYIYKLTAGNFTAQKKMIVLK